A DNA window from Streptococcus sp. LPB0220 contains the following coding sequences:
- a CDS encoding GNAT family N-acetyltransferase produces MIQATNTLNDHQLLEAKSLIAICQNDDGTFRDPYLSNMLNFDPYMPAFFLYYEKGELIGILTVYADDPDVDVAILVHPNYRRQGIARALYGSFEKETASYPIESVTFQTERIFLENHPDFASNWGLVEDGETETWLGRDRTAYALDSRSDVGVLLAEPSYLEAIAQLHHQTFSDEVEAPEVSHRYISEALKDPDSLLYILLKEGQVIGVCTVDVSGKCNYLYGLAIAEVYRGQGYGSYLAKSVVNQVIEQNDKEFQIAVEDDNVGAKRLYEKIGFIKQTQVVYLKPKE; encoded by the coding sequence GTGATTCAAGCAACCAATACATTGAATGACCACCAACTACTGGAAGCAAAGTCCCTTATTGCCATCTGTCAGAACGATGACGGAACTTTTCGGGATCCTTATCTCTCCAATATGCTCAATTTTGATCCCTATATGCCCGCCTTTTTCCTTTATTATGAAAAAGGTGAACTTATTGGCATATTAACGGTTTATGCAGATGACCCAGATGTGGATGTGGCGATCCTGGTCCATCCTAATTATCGTCGTCAGGGAATTGCGCGTGCTTTGTATGGAAGTTTTGAGAAAGAAACGGCATCTTATCCAATTGAGTCTGTGACTTTTCAGACAGAGCGTATTTTTCTAGAGAATCATCCTGATTTTGCCAGCAATTGGGGACTGGTTGAGGATGGCGAAACAGAAACCTGGTTAGGACGTGATCGAACCGCTTATGCATTAGATTCCCGTTCGGATGTCGGTGTGCTCTTGGCGGAACCTTCTTATCTTGAAGCCATTGCCCAGCTCCACCACCAAACCTTCTCAGATGAAGTGGAAGCACCGGAAGTGAGCCACAGATACATTTCAGAGGCCTTGAAGGATCCTGATAGTCTGCTTTACATATTACTCAAAGAAGGTCAAGTGATTGGCGTTTGTACGGTCGATGTATCTGGAAAATGCAATTACCTTTATGGACTTGCGATTGCTGAAGTCTATCGTGGGCAAGGTTACGGAAGCTATCTAGCAAAATCAGTCGTCAACCAAGTCATTGAGCAAAATGATAAGGAATTTCAGATTGCAGTGGAAGATGACAATGTAGGTGCTAAACGCTTGTATGAAAAGATTGGCTTTATCAAACAGACTCAGGTGGTTTACTTGAAGCCAAAAGAGTAG